In one window of Ovis aries strain OAR_USU_Benz2616 breed Rambouillet chromosome 5, ARS-UI_Ramb_v3.0, whole genome shotgun sequence DNA:
- the ANGPTL8 gene encoding angiopoietin-like protein 8, with product MPVLVLCLLCALATTAQLALVGFTSGSEPAQQEELTLLFHGALQLSQALNGVYKATEAQLTKAGDSLSLYGQVLGLLGKEVSQGQDAAQELRASLLEMQIEEDGLKLQAEATAQALGEMARGQQVLREKMKRLEAQLKGVWLGHARQEFEALKAHADEQNHIVWVLTGHVQRQKQEMMAQQQRLRQIQERLHMAALPA from the exons ATGCCCGTGCTTGTGCTGTGCTTGCTGTGCGCCCTGGCAACGACGGCCCAGCTGGCACTGGTGGGTTTCACGAGTGGCTCAGAGCCAGCGCAGCAGGAGGAGCTGACCCTACTCTTCCACGGGGCCCTGCAGCTGAGCCAGGCTCTCAACGGGGTGTACAAGGCCACGGAGGCACAGCTGACAAAGGCCGGGGACAGCCTGAGCCTCTATGGCCAGGTGCTGGGGCTCCTGGGGAAGGAGGTCAGCCAGGGCCAGGATGCAGCCCAAGAGCTACGTGCGAGTCTATTGGAGATGCAG ATAGAAGAGGATGGTCTCAAGCTGCAGGCAGAGGCCACAGCCCAGGCGCTGGGGGAGATGGCCCGGGGACAGCAGGTGCTGCGGGAGAAAATGAAGCGGCTAGAAGCTCAACTGAAGGGCGTGTGGCTGGGCCATGCCCGCCAAGAATTCGAGGCCTTAAAG GCCCATGCAGATGAGCAGAACCACATCGTGTGGGTCCTCACGGGTCATGTGCAGCGACAGAAGCAGGAGATGATGGCACAGCAGCAGCGGCTGAGACAGATTCAGGAGAG ACTCCACATGGCTGCGCTCCCAGCCTGA